The DNA window ACCTGTTAAAACATGGAAAAGCATTACGAACCGGAGTATATGTCGTGTTGAATGAGTAATAATACACATACCAAATCCATTCTCAAAGATACTGGACTTAATTTCTTAAATAACCATTAATACTTCTTTTTTTTTAAAATTAAAACCGTAAATTTTATAAGGGTTAGTATGAAATTTAACAACATTGAAGATTTTTAGAAATTTATTCAGTATTTTTTTGGATTGGGAGGCGGTATAATTAAGCGAAATTGGATATTACCAGTACTCATGCTGGTGGGCATGGTACTGATTTTTAATGTAAGTGGGGTTTCTGCAGCTACAACAAGCAGTTCAACCACCATAAATCACACCAAAACAGTAACAGCGAAACAAACAGCTGTTAAAATTAATTTCACACCGAGTCAAATTAACACTGCAGCATCTAAAGTTAAAACTTACTACGAAACAAATCATAAATTACCTTGCTACGTGAACATAAACAACCACAAAGTCACGATGCCACAGTTCCTTCAGTTAGTTACAGACAACATATATCAACTAAGTAACAAAAAATCAAACTCCATAACACTCAAAAACGTAACAGCACCATCAAAACCCGTTGAAAATGTAAAAACAGGACAGTTAACTCAGGCACAGTACATCAGTCTGGCTAAAACTACAAGAAACTACATCTACACCAAAGGTGCAGCACCAAACAATGTAAACAGTTCACTTGGAACCATTAAATTCCAGAACCTGGTTTATAGTTTCAGTAAAGTTCTGGCATTTCAAGCAACAAACAACAGGTTACCAAACTACGTTTCAGTAACATCACTCACACAGATCAGCACATCAACTGTTAAAAACGGTTCTAATGCTCAGGCAATAGTTGATTCTATAGGATATGCTGAAGCTAAATTTGAAGATATTCAGGGCCAGTCAAGTCCATGTGTCATGGATCAATGCGGTTACGGAGATTGCTGGGCAGATAGCGGATGGTTGTACAACAAATTATCCAAGGCAGGAATAGCTGTAAGGGTCATTGGACACACAAAAGGAAGTTACCCACTCCACAGATGGATAGAAATCAACATAGGTAACGGATGGAAAACTTGGGATTATGCCAAGTACAACTCCCAACACCACGGACCGACTGGTAGTGGAGATTACGTTGTAAAATCCTCAGTGTAACTAAAACAATCAACATCAAATCACACAGAAGAAAATATGAAGTATTTAGAGGGTTAGGGGATTTAAAAACTAGCATAATATGTAATGTAATCCCCTTTTCTACATTTTTATGAAAATATAAATCTCATTTTTATTTTGGATTAGAAGTATAAAAAAATTCATTTTTGTTTAGAGGAAAAATCTTTGCATTTTTGATCCAAACTCACATAGATCTCATGTAGTTTACATTTTCCTGAACATTCATAGCCCCAATCATTTGAATGTTCACAGTTTCCACAACACTCTCCTTGACCCAATTTTATTTCATTTTCAATTCTGTTGGTTCTTATTTCATCATCATAAATACGATCAGAAGAGTTTTCATCGATATTTCCTGTTAAAATACCACACTCTGGACAGAATTTATTCTTTTTTGATATTTCAGTTCCACAGTTTTTACAATTGGTCATTTATAGATCTCCCAATTCAATTTTTTTTTATCAGGTTTCAAATCCATAAATCAAAGAAATGAATGAATTACCTCCCTTAAATTCTATGAGATATAATTTAGTTTAAGAAATTGATCATTAGATATATGTGAGCCAGAATTCCTTTATCTCTTCTATCACGTTTTTGTATTCTTCAAAGTTATCGGGTTTAGTTAAGAATAAATCTGGATGATACTTGGCAAGATGTTTAACTTTTTCAAAATCATCATTTAAGATAAATACAGGAACATTTTGTATTATGCTATCCTTCACCATTATCTCCTCTAAGATTTTTATTCCATTCTTCCCAGATAATGTGGGGAAATCAAATATTATTATGTTTGCTATGGGAAAATCTGTATAAACTCCCTGTTGAAATATCATGCTATGCGCTTCTTCAATACTTCCAGTAAACCTGATAGTTGTTATCAGATTTGATCTTCCAAAGGTGGAAATTATTTCTTGCATAAATTTGGGATCGTTTCCAACCAACAGAATTTCAACTGGTTCATTGATCTTCTTTGCAAATCCTTTCACAATTTGTTCAATTTCATGTTTAACAGAAGTTTTCATTGAATATACCAGGTTTTCTGTGTCTTCCTCATTAAAAACATTATTCAATATCTTTTCAACAGATTTCCATTCATCTTTTCTACTCATTTAATAATCAACTCCATGTTTATACCTAAAAATTCCTTAAAATTCCTTAAATACATGCAAGCAAGTTAAGAGAATTAATTATTAAATCAATCCAATTATTTTATGT is part of the Methanobacterium lacus genome and encodes:
- a CDS encoding zinc-ribbon domain-containing protein, with translation MTNCKNCGTEISKKNKFCPECGILTGNIDENSSDRIYDDEIRTNRIENEIKLGQGECCGNCEHSNDWGYECSGKCKLHEIYVSLDQKCKDFSSKQK
- a CDS encoding response regulator; this encodes MSRKDEWKSVEKILNNVFNEEDTENLVYSMKTSVKHEIEQIVKGFAKKINEPVEILLVGNDPKFMQEIISTFGRSNLITTIRFTGSIEEAHSMIFQQGVYTDFPIANIIIFDFPTLSGKNGIKILEEIMVKDSIIQNVPVFILNDDFEKVKHLAKYHPDLFLTKPDNFEEYKNVIEEIKEFWLTYI
- a CDS encoding pseudomurein-binding repeat-containing protein translates to MLVGMVLIFNVSGVSAATTSSSTTINHTKTVTAKQTAVKINFTPSQINTAASKVKTYYETNHKLPCYVNINNHKVTMPQFLQLVTDNIYQLSNKKSNSITLKNVTAPSKPVENVKTGQLTQAQYISLAKTTRNYIYTKGAAPNNVNSSLGTIKFQNLVYSFSKVLAFQATNNRLPNYVSVTSLTQISTSTVKNGSNAQAIVDSIGYAEAKFEDIQGQSSPCVMDQCGYGDCWADSGWLYNKLSKAGIAVRVIGHTKGSYPLHRWIEINIGNGWKTWDYAKYNSQHHGPTGSGDYVVKSSV